Proteins encoded by one window of Bacillus rossius redtenbacheri isolate Brsri chromosome 3, Brsri_v3, whole genome shotgun sequence:
- the LOC134530419 gene encoding AP-5 complex subunit sigma-1-like: MVHAIVVQTLQPGESEVLYYRFYSSSEISAAGVEPGASSRPPKLFDTPAEKQDLARHVSRKVQLQFHMKLAQSLVPAGPHAAVRGGYTERGWKERVELPVVWQGWLGSGLALALLCSAHDNLMQAQNVLETLSAQLEKHLQFVSSPAMALSLVETVALVVNQFLPSGRLLFLNSKLVHTLERQLEADLYAK, encoded by the coding sequence ATGGTGCATGCGATCGTGGTACAGACACTGCAGCCGGGCGAGAGTGAGGTGCTGTACTACCGCTTCTACTCGTCGAGTGAGATAAGCGCCGCGGGGGTGGAACCGGGAGCGTCGTCCCGGCCACCCAAGCTGTTCGACACGCCGGCCGAGAAGCAGGATCTGGCACGTCACGTGTCGCGGAAGGTGCAGCTGCAGTTCCACATGAAGCTGGCGCAGTCGCTGGTGCCGGCGGGGCCCCACGCCGCTGTGCGCGGAGGCTACACGGAGCGCGGCTGGAAAGAGCGCGTGGAGCTGCCGGTGGTGTGGCAGGGTTGGCTGGGGTCGGGGCTGGCTCTTGCGCTGCTCTGCTCCGCCCACGACAACCTCATGCAGGCCCAGAACGTGCTGGAGACACTGTCCGCCCAGCTGGAGAAGCACCTGCAGTTTGTGTCGAGTCCTGCCATGGCGCTGTCTCTGGTTGAGACGGTCGCGCTGGTGGTGAACCAGTTCCTGCCCTCGGGCCGGCTGCTCTTCCTCAACAGCAAGCTGGTGCACACCCTGGAGAGACAACTCGAGGCAGACCTGTATGCCAAGTAA